A genomic stretch from Aerococcaceae bacterium zg-1292 includes:
- a CDS encoding MerR family transcriptional regulator, protein MYLIKQVSEISGVSVRTLHHYDEIGLLSPHKQENGYRYYTEENMSILQMILFYKYLGFSLKQIKMLLKEDSDILKHLKNQLTQMQREKQKLLTLIDTLEKTIESQERKIKMSINEKFNGFTYQESAKYQQAAIDKYGQEVIDAAFEKQKGKEQEMIVGLNQLFFAFADNMSKGFATSDNENFVLAKKLHQHICQYAFDCKIGVFSSIGNLYVESEAFKNNIDQFGSGTAQYVCDAIQAYVKQVTMSESNSLE, encoded by the coding sequence TTGTATTTAATAAAGCAAGTGAGTGAAATAAGTGGTGTATCGGTGCGCACTTTACATCATTATGACGAGATAGGTTTATTATCACCTCACAAACAGGAAAATGGTTACCGCTACTATACAGAGGAAAATATGTCTATTTTGCAGATGATTTTATTTTATAAGTATTTAGGTTTTTCTTTGAAGCAAATAAAAATGCTGTTGAAAGAAGATTCAGATATACTCAAACATTTAAAAAATCAATTGACTCAGATGCAAAGAGAAAAACAAAAACTCTTAACATTAATCGATACGTTAGAAAAAACAATTGAGTCTCAGGAAAGGAAAATAAAGATGTCAATAAATGAAAAATTCAATGGATTTACATATCAAGAGAGTGCAAAATATCAGCAAGCTGCTATTGATAAGTATGGACAAGAAGTAATCGATGCAGCCTTTGAAAAACAAAAAGGTAAAGAGCAAGAAATGATAGTCGGTTTAAATCAACTCTTCTTTGCTTTCGCTGATAATATGTCGAAAGGATTCGCTACTAGTGACAATGAGAATTTTGTGTTAGCTAAAAAATTGCATCAACATATCTGTCAGTATGCGTTTGATTGCAAAATAGGAGTATTTTCAAGTATTGGAAATTTATATGTAGAAAGCGAAGCGTTTAAAAACAATATTGACCAATTTGGTTCAGGTACCGCACAATATGTTTGCGATGCGATTCAGGCATATGTAAAACAAGTTACAATGAGTGAAAGCAATAGTTTGGAGTAA
- a CDS encoding YjjG family noncanonical pyrimidine nucleotidase has protein sequence MYHHIFFDLDDTLFDFKKSQRFAFKALTEKIGLTDSDRLFHRFEKYNHALWKQLEQGLITKDVLLAQRFPNFFKDYTDHLPADNLDDFFRSQLAVSGDLIEGSISLLEKLKAADKKIYAASNGVYLTQMERLEKTGLLPFFDKIFISEQLGVGKPNSNFFLRCFDEIKDFDLKRAIMIGDSLTSDIQGANSVQLATCWMNPSQLIAPDNYKINYEIQQLSDLENILL, from the coding sequence ATGTATCACCATATCTTTTTTGATTTAGACGACACACTGTTTGACTTTAAAAAAAGCCAGCGTTTTGCCTTTAAAGCCTTAACTGAAAAAATCGGTCTCACTGATAGCGATAGATTGTTTCACCGTTTTGAGAAGTATAATCACGCATTATGGAAACAACTCGAACAAGGTCTGATAACAAAAGATGTTTTATTAGCGCAACGCTTCCCTAATTTTTTTAAAGACTATACTGACCATTTGCCAGCTGACAATTTAGACGATTTTTTTCGCAGTCAGTTAGCAGTATCCGGCGACTTAATTGAAGGGAGTATTAGTCTACTAGAAAAATTAAAAGCAGCAGATAAAAAGATTTATGCAGCGTCCAATGGTGTCTACCTCACACAAATGGAACGCTTAGAAAAAACAGGTTTACTGCCTTTCTTTGATAAGATATTTATTTCTGAGCAACTAGGTGTTGGTAAACCTAATTCCAATTTTTTCTTACGTTGCTTTGATGAAATCAAAGATTTTGACCTTAAACGTGCCATTATGATTGGTGATAGTCTAACCTCGGATATTCAAGGTGCCAATAGTGTGCAGCTAGCAACTTGTTGGATGAATCCTAGTCAACTCATAGCTCCTGATAACTACAAAATTAATTATGAGATTCAGCAATTGTCTGATTTAGAAAATATTTTATTATAA
- the cls gene encoding cardiolipin synthase, which yields MKTKRSRALYLVKDKGRQSIFKMLFSRIGIMVLLIFLQVLFFIGVFSWFSDLSPQLYGLSVIFSYLIGLYIVNNQMNYTAKLTWLAVIIAVPIFGAALYAYTQSNIGHRLLVKRINLLIARTEHLLFQQPEVIESLKQEDEGVASLARYLQLNGNYPVYNQSETIYFPSGKDKLDTLLYELEKAEKFIFLEYFIIQEGEMWGRVLDVLARKANEGVEVRVMYDGTCAFTKVPIDYEDRIRALGIQCKTFAPITPFLSTHYNYRDHRKILVIDGHTAFNGGINFADEYININSSFGHWKDTAVMIKGDAVKSYTLMFLQLWSINEPEFNFEPYLVSYPSQKKNQGFVIPYADEPLDDDKVGESVYIDILNRATDYVYIMTPYLILDGEMENALKFAAKRGIDVKIILPGIPDKKVPYAIAKTHYDSLLSAGVDIYEYTPGFIHAKMFISDDTTAVVGTINLDYRSLYHHFECATYLYKAPCIRDIKQDFEETIRQSELILYNHLRKIPLKERITGWLLKIFAPLM from the coding sequence ATGAAGACAAAACGTTCACGAGCACTGTATCTTGTGAAAGATAAGGGTCGACAAAGTATTTTTAAAATGCTCTTTAGCCGTATCGGTATTATGGTACTATTAATTTTTTTACAAGTACTGTTCTTTATAGGCGTTTTTAGTTGGTTTAGCGATTTATCGCCACAACTTTATGGATTATCTGTCATATTTTCATATTTAATTGGATTATATATCGTCAATAACCAGATGAATTATACTGCCAAACTAACCTGGCTAGCTGTCATTATTGCTGTTCCTATTTTTGGGGCGGCACTGTATGCTTATACTCAAAGTAACATCGGACATCGACTACTGGTCAAGCGAATCAATTTATTGATTGCTAGAACAGAACACTTATTGTTCCAACAACCTGAAGTCATTGAATCACTCAAACAAGAAGATGAAGGTGTCGCCAGTTTGGCTCGCTACCTACAATTAAATGGTAATTACCCTGTCTACAATCAAAGTGAAACAATCTACTTTCCTTCTGGAAAAGATAAACTTGATACCTTGCTCTACGAGTTAGAAAAAGCAGAAAAATTTATCTTTCTGGAATATTTTATTATCCAAGAAGGTGAAATGTGGGGACGCGTCCTTGATGTGCTTGCACGCAAAGCAAATGAAGGAGTTGAAGTCCGTGTCATGTATGACGGTACTTGTGCATTTACAAAGGTGCCGATTGACTACGAAGACCGCATTCGTGCATTGGGTATTCAATGTAAGACCTTTGCTCCGATTACCCCATTTTTATCCACGCATTATAACTACCGTGACCATCGTAAAATATTAGTCATTGACGGCCATACAGCATTTAATGGCGGCATTAATTTTGCTGACGAATACATCAATATTAATAGCTCATTTGGTCATTGGAAAGACACGGCAGTTATGATTAAAGGCGATGCAGTTAAAAGCTATACACTAATGTTTTTACAATTATGGAGTATTAATGAGCCAGAATTTAATTTTGAACCTTATCTAGTTTCCTATCCAAGCCAGAAAAAAAATCAAGGTTTTGTTATTCCTTATGCTGACGAACCTCTGGACGATGATAAAGTTGGTGAAAGTGTCTATATCGATATCTTAAATCGTGCAACTGATTATGTGTATATTATGACACCCTATCTTATTTTAGATGGCGAGATGGAAAATGCACTTAAATTTGCTGCCAAGCGTGGTATTGACGTAAAAATCATTTTACCTGGAATTCCAGATAAAAAAGTACCTTATGCCATTGCCAAAACTCATTATGATTCACTATTAAGTGCTGGTGTAGATATTTATGAATATACACCTGGGTTCATTCATGCGAAGATGTTTATTAGCGATGACACAACAGCTGTCGTTGGTACGATAAATTTAGATTACCGCAGCTTGTATCATCACTTTGAATGCGCAACCTATTTATATAAAGCACCATGTATACGAGATATTAAACAAGACTTTGAAGAAACCATCCGACAAAGCGAATTAATCCTATACAACCACCTTAGAAAAATCCCTCTAAAAGAACGCATTACCGGATGGCTTCTCAAAATATTCGCACCACTAATGTGA
- a CDS encoding endolytic transglycosylase MltG, with the protein MNKHTLKTLGIGFLLAGILTGAFAIFGQGHVPVSGMKVNSLFSQNQSNEEELTKYRDQISKLQEEKATLEKERQALSDKLEKNKNNNSSSDNSIAPTDGSESTTDEASDTASEPAKEGTFTINSGETSSEIAKRLEEEGYIKSAAELQDLISQWDLDSRIVAADYELNSDMSVHQIAELITNGAYYYIP; encoded by the coding sequence ATGAATAAACATACGTTAAAAACACTCGGTATTGGTTTTTTACTTGCTGGTATTTTAACTGGAGCATTTGCGATATTTGGACAGGGTCATGTACCAGTTTCAGGTATGAAAGTAAATTCATTATTCAGTCAAAATCAATCCAATGAGGAAGAATTAACTAAATACCGTGATCAAATCAGTAAATTACAAGAAGAAAAGGCGACTTTAGAAAAAGAGCGTCAAGCATTGAGTGACAAGCTTGAAAAAAATAAAAATAATAACTCGTCTTCAGATAATTCTATTGCGCCAACAGATGGTAGTGAGTCAACGACTGACGAAGCGTCCGATACAGCTAGTGAACCTGCTAAAGAAGGAACGTTCACTATTAATAGCGGTGAAACATCTTCTGAAATTGCGAAACGATTAGAAGAAGAAGGATATATTAAGAGTGCCGCTGAGTTACAGGATTTAATTTCACAATGGGATTTAGATTCACGCATTGTAGCCGCTGATTACGAATTGAATTCAGATATGTCAGTGCATCAAATCGCTGAGTTGATTACCAATGGTGCGTATTATTATATTCCGTAA
- a CDS encoding PBP1A family penicillin-binding protein yields MNRKGWRHYWQGIKNVWRYYRGWKWLIFIGMCMTLLMSSYLVLIAKTTSVSTLQEALRSHTAIYDANDEAAGSLQDQKGTYVSLENIAPAMREVVVATEDKRFYQHNGFDVVGMGRAVVRLLVNRNTSGGGGSSITQQLAKNAFLTLDQTVQRKLKEFFLALEIEKKYTKDQILEMYLNHAYFGNGVWGIEDASLKYFGHSANSLNYGESMVLTGMLKGPSLYNPIDDYDAAVKRRNVVADLMASEGIVSKADAENIKATGINVYDGYYEDPSHEYPSYFDAVITEAVNKIGIPEEDLLSKGYKIYTHLNTAYQKVLDNAYTNHWVFGDDGNNPVVQSASVVVNPSNGGVMAIYGGRGEYTYRGFNRAIDMKRSPGSTIKPLAVYVTALERGYTMHSNVPDVVKGYGPNKYAPENYDRQTAESGEVPLYYALAQSKNTSAVYLMDKFGVDTAVNKLAQFGIPVPNEDKALTLALGAMQKGVSPLQLATAYAAFANEGVRYDSSFIRKIEDANGKVVYSNERPTKYKAMTANVAADMTSMMLDTYGGYGTGYGAGSDTGLIAGKTGSTEVSEGNMQTRDKWMVGYTPDFAIVTWVGLDNVNDGNLDELMPTGMGKLFNIQTTNLMANSPQTAFSVGMASQMTEDTNKVTAKGFDITKLIQDFDFSSFFNETGHWINEQYQNMSEGAGQVLHEVKEWARTIEWPF; encoded by the coding sequence ATGAATCGAAAGGGATGGCGACATTATTGGCAAGGAATTAAAAATGTTTGGCGTTATTATCGAGGGTGGAAATGGTTAATCTTCATTGGAATGTGTATGACCTTACTGATGTCTTCGTATTTAGTTTTAATAGCTAAGACAACAAGTGTATCTACTTTACAAGAAGCATTGCGTTCCCACACAGCTATTTATGATGCTAATGATGAGGCGGCCGGTTCCTTACAAGATCAAAAAGGAACGTATGTTAGTTTAGAAAATATTGCACCAGCGATGCGTGAAGTTGTTGTTGCTACAGAAGATAAACGATTTTATCAGCATAATGGTTTTGATGTGGTCGGTATGGGACGTGCAGTTGTACGTTTATTAGTTAATCGTAACACCTCTGGTGGGGGCGGTAGCTCGATTACGCAGCAATTAGCCAAAAATGCATTTTTAACCTTAGACCAAACTGTTCAGCGTAAATTAAAGGAATTTTTCCTGGCATTGGAAATTGAAAAGAAATATACTAAAGATCAAATTCTTGAGATGTACTTAAACCATGCTTACTTTGGTAATGGTGTGTGGGGTATTGAAGATGCGTCGCTAAAATATTTTGGTCACAGTGCTAATAGTTTAAACTATGGTGAAAGTATGGTTTTAACCGGGATGTTAAAAGGACCTAGTTTATACAATCCAATTGATGATTATGATGCTGCAGTTAAACGACGAAATGTGGTCGCGGATTTAATGGCTAGTGAGGGAATTGTTAGCAAAGCCGATGCAGAAAATATTAAAGCAACAGGTATCAATGTTTACGATGGTTATTATGAAGACCCAAGTCACGAATACCCATCATATTTTGATGCGGTGATTACTGAAGCTGTCAATAAAATTGGTATTCCTGAAGAAGATTTATTGTCAAAAGGATATAAAATTTATACCCATTTAAATACAGCGTATCAAAAGGTATTAGATAATGCGTATACCAATCATTGGGTGTTTGGTGATGATGGCAATAATCCAGTAGTGCAAAGTGCAAGTGTCGTTGTTAATCCAAGCAATGGAGGCGTCATGGCGATTTATGGTGGGCGCGGAGAGTATACGTATCGTGGATTTAATCGAGCGATTGATATGAAGCGTTCGCCGGGGTCTACGATTAAACCACTAGCGGTCTATGTGACAGCACTTGAGCGTGGTTATACGATGCATTCAAATGTGCCAGATGTCGTCAAGGGTTATGGCCCTAATAAGTATGCGCCAGAAAACTATGACCGTCAGACCGCCGAAAGTGGTGAAGTGCCATTGTATTATGCCTTAGCTCAAAGTAAAAATACTTCTGCGGTTTATTTAATGGACAAATTCGGTGTGGATACTGCAGTTAATAAACTTGCACAATTTGGTATTCCAGTGCCAAATGAGGATAAAGCCTTAACACTGGCTTTAGGAGCGATGCAAAAAGGCGTCTCGCCACTTCAATTAGCTACTGCTTATGCGGCATTTGCTAATGAGGGAGTACGTTATGACAGTAGCTTTATCCGTAAAATAGAAGATGCTAACGGTAAGGTTGTATATAGCAATGAGCGTCCAACGAAATATAAAGCGATGACAGCCAATGTAGCTGCAGATATGACCAGTATGATGCTCGATACTTATGGAGGTTATGGTACAGGCTATGGTGCTGGTTCTGATACGGGGCTTATCGCTGGTAAGACAGGGAGTACCGAAGTCAGTGAAGGTAATATGCAGACGCGGGATAAATGGATGGTTGGTTACACTCCGGACTTTGCTATCGTCACTTGGGTTGGCTTAGACAATGTCAATGACGGGAACCTCGATGAATTGATGCCGACAGGGATGGGGAAATTATTTAATATTCAAACAACAAACTTGATGGCCAATTCCCCACAAACAGCATTCTCGGTCGGAATGGCTTCTCAAATGACCGAAGATACGAATAAGGTGACTGCAAAAGGTTTTGATATCACAAAATTAATCCAGGATTTTGATTTTTCATCCTTTTTCAATGAAACAGGTCATTGGATAAATGAGCAATATCAAAACATGAGTGAGGGTGCCGGACAAGTCCTCCATGAAGTGAAAGAGTGGGCAAGAACCATTGAGTGGCCATTTTAA
- a CDS encoding YlbF family regulator, which yields MTQNNIYDTANQLERDLRSLDAYKTLVSSMKAIKADEASNALFEEFKQLTQSFQMKQMTGEQPTEDEIKHYQEFSEKVVANESIKKLMESERQLSQVMEDINRIITVPLQEVYAGSNDTAQ from the coding sequence ATGACACAAAATAATATTTATGATACTGCAAACCAATTAGAGCGTGATTTAAGAAGTTTAGATGCTTATAAAACATTAGTTAGTTCAATGAAAGCTATTAAAGCAGATGAAGCATCTAATGCATTATTTGAAGAATTTAAACAGTTAACCCAATCATTTCAAATGAAACAAATGACGGGTGAGCAACCAACAGAAGACGAAATCAAACATTATCAAGAGTTTTCTGAAAAAGTAGTAGCGAATGAATCTATTAAGAAATTGATGGAAAGCGAACGTCAATTAAGTCAAGTGATGGAAGATATTAATCGCATTATTACGGTGCCATTGCAAGAAGTGTATGCAGGTTCTAATGATACTGCGCAGTAA
- a CDS encoding DNA repair exonuclease translates to MKLLHVADLHLDTPFAGIAKQDATLQQTLIQAPFLAFERCVSIAINQAVDVMVIVGDLYDATKQTIAAQHFFYQQILRLKQAAIQVVLCHGNHDFLDLQTSAPKYPDNVYLFADETIRSFDFTSKAGETARFYGFSYTKRWIKESKVKDYPNNPQETDFTIGLLHGNMDTTQGEQANYAPFSVNELSNKQYDYWALGHVHQSRRLSTAPLIQYPGTIQGRHRLETGDKGAYIIELTPNQPVHSEFISLAPVVWEQASLESQSHWQVMDLVKEIHQIIDNYHSESMGTQQSYLVSLELTQAQRLSQEIIEALENGELMDFLTPETGDSQFVQIVKIMQSSNATLQVFNYDDELQDSYTQALTEVETGTLYEDVMSELFKHTLFKKYQQALLPDKSLQNELKQSAKNLLVQTFGMDDKGGEVDEN, encoded by the coding sequence ATGAAACTATTACACGTTGCAGATTTACATCTAGATACACCGTTCGCAGGTATTGCTAAGCAGGATGCGACTTTACAGCAAACGCTGATACAAGCACCATTTTTAGCATTTGAGCGTTGCGTCTCCATTGCAATTAATCAAGCAGTTGATGTGATGGTCATTGTAGGGGACTTATACGATGCTACCAAACAAACAATTGCTGCCCAACATTTTTTCTATCAGCAAATATTGCGTTTAAAACAAGCAGCAATTCAAGTTGTTTTGTGTCATGGTAATCATGACTTTTTAGATTTGCAAACATCTGCACCAAAATATCCCGATAACGTCTATTTATTTGCTGATGAGACGATTCGCTCATTTGATTTCACAAGCAAAGCTGGTGAGACTGCACGTTTTTACGGTTTCAGTTATACAAAGCGTTGGATTAAGGAGTCAAAAGTAAAGGACTATCCAAATAATCCTCAAGAGACTGATTTTACGATTGGGCTGCTGCATGGTAATATGGATACTACTCAGGGTGAACAAGCAAATTATGCGCCATTTTCAGTCAATGAATTAAGTAATAAACAATATGATTATTGGGCGTTAGGACATGTCCATCAATCGCGTAGATTGTCTACGGCTCCGTTAATTCAATATCCAGGTACCATTCAAGGTAGACATCGACTAGAAACAGGCGATAAGGGTGCATATATTATCGAGTTAACACCGAATCAACCTGTCCACAGTGAGTTTATTTCATTGGCGCCTGTTGTGTGGGAACAGGCGAGTTTAGAGAGCCAGTCGCATTGGCAAGTGATGGATTTGGTCAAAGAAATACATCAAATTATTGACAATTATCACAGTGAATCGATGGGAACGCAGCAATCGTATTTAGTGTCATTGGAGTTAACACAGGCTCAGCGTTTGAGTCAAGAAATTATCGAGGCGCTGGAAAATGGCGAGCTAATGGATTTCTTAACGCCGGAGACTGGTGATAGTCAGTTTGTTCAAATTGTAAAAATAATGCAGTCAAGTAATGCAACGTTACAAGTATTTAATTATGATGATGAATTACAAGATAGTTATACGCAAGCGCTGACTGAAGTAGAGACTGGTACACTTTATGAGGATGTTATGAGTGAGTTGTTTAAGCATACGCTGTTTAAAAAATATCAGCAGGCATTATTACCAGATAAATCATTACAAAATGAATTAAAACAATCAGCTAAAAATCTATTGGTACAAACATTTGGAATGGATGATAAAGGAGGTGAAGTGGATGAGAATTAA
- a CDS encoding AAA family ATPase: MRIKTLDIYGYGKWVNQQFEISEQLQLFYGPNEAGKSTLQSFIRSILFGFPTKRRRVNQQNRYEPKQSDRYGGRLLLVDTPYGDLWIERTQQGLSIQSVDGEVFEPELLDMLLSGLDETLFDTFYAFNLRNLQELSKLDAEQMNDYFLSIGTVGSDQFLKGAKQFEKESDNLYRPQAQSRPINQLLAEYDALAQRVEEVKRSLSKYNQLLEQRELESAHIQSLNEQMKQLDGQLRDQDKLIGRYDNYLKHSAATRELEGLVYTEIPVAFPEQLNNAIKEMDKNEHEMAQLKEKITLIKGEIGTMTRYNWAVNHEIERQKWWSETQQVKETQSKIEQLSNRMTEQETLMKELAIRGQFYPEKVSQEAEYLQKVETGLTLQAQKLEFEKQEENLKSERKVYIDQRKEQQNFSAIVRSQVAKLENQRMNEEALLVEETSLRHYFLGALFFVIGVFIAVSQFITNHDELTLLFWMGIVVVVIGLASLLSIFYNHRKKFHAFHNSPILKKIHELREKDLAYQEQSKQVGVQINQREEALEALAQEHVKIEQLLKQWLVGIGFYPTADPELVLKTNPVKTYFDAKKLLEKFQTEKAELEAKIVAWLQSLQPFFERFPMDEDNIRAKIRYVEEIEAQLKVTQIRGQALNERINEAERQIEQLVESNVKHQELITSILTQTQCQDATDFAQKVKTNERIKSLKEKQTLYQEQMSGFETALAEVDNKQALVEDYKRLESLIDQTRAQLSPHHTQRANLEVEIRFLEQDGTYQNLLQQLANKKEEIQNAILMWGTKRLAMHIIYKTLRHGIDDPVPTIVERANQIFEQLSYGRYTQIKLNQSGVKVMQFSGILFELHELSQGTLEQLYVALRLAFVESATAMVKLPVMIDDAFVNFDEYRKTSMYEVLLAFSQTTQVLFFTFDPQANETFTELPVIQLEETILTTEE, from the coding sequence ATGAGAATTAAGACCCTTGACATTTATGGTTATGGTAAATGGGTCAATCAGCAGTTTGAGATTAGTGAGCAATTACAATTATTTTATGGACCGAATGAAGCTGGGAAATCCACTTTGCAGTCCTTTATTCGAAGCATTTTGTTTGGCTTTCCAACCAAGCGGCGACGTGTCAATCAACAAAATCGTTATGAACCAAAACAAAGCGACCGGTACGGTGGCCGTTTATTGTTGGTCGATACACCTTATGGGGATTTATGGATTGAACGCACTCAACAAGGTCTATCCATCCAATCGGTAGACGGTGAGGTGTTTGAGCCAGAGTTACTCGATATGTTATTATCCGGACTGGATGAGACATTATTTGATACCTTTTATGCCTTTAATTTAAGAAATTTACAAGAGTTATCAAAATTGGATGCTGAGCAGATGAATGATTATTTTCTCAGTATTGGCACAGTTGGTAGCGACCAATTTTTAAAAGGTGCCAAGCAATTTGAGAAAGAGTCGGATAATTTATATCGCCCACAAGCACAAAGTCGGCCAATCAATCAGTTATTGGCGGAGTATGATGCGTTGGCGCAACGTGTTGAGGAAGTAAAACGTTCCTTATCGAAATACAATCAATTGCTTGAGCAACGGGAGCTTGAATCTGCACACATTCAATCGTTGAATGAGCAAATGAAACAGTTGGATGGACAATTGCGAGACCAAGATAAACTTATTGGTCGTTATGACAATTATTTGAAACACAGTGCCGCTACCCGTGAACTAGAAGGACTGGTTTATACAGAGATTCCGGTTGCATTTCCTGAGCAATTAAACAATGCAATAAAAGAAATGGATAAGAACGAGCATGAAATGGCTCAGTTAAAAGAAAAAATCACCTTGATTAAGGGCGAAATTGGTACGATGACGCGTTATAACTGGGCAGTAAATCATGAAATAGAGCGTCAAAAATGGTGGAGTGAAACTCAACAAGTAAAAGAAACTCAATCGAAAATTGAGCAATTAAGTAATCGAATGACTGAACAAGAAACTTTGATGAAAGAATTAGCGATTCGTGGTCAATTCTATCCAGAAAAGGTATCCCAAGAAGCAGAATATTTACAAAAGGTTGAGACGGGACTCACTTTACAAGCACAAAAATTAGAGTTTGAAAAGCAAGAAGAGAATTTAAAATCAGAACGAAAAGTCTATATTGATCAGCGCAAAGAACAACAAAATTTCAGTGCCATCGTACGTTCACAAGTCGCAAAATTGGAAAATCAGCGGATGAATGAAGAAGCATTGTTGGTGGAAGAGACGAGCTTAAGACATTATTTTTTAGGTGCACTCTTTTTCGTCATTGGCGTATTCATCGCTGTCAGTCAGTTTATTACTAATCACGACGAGTTAACGCTATTGTTTTGGATGGGGATTGTAGTGGTAGTGATTGGATTAGCGAGTTTACTATCGATTTTTTATAACCACCGAAAAAAATTTCATGCGTTTCATAATAGTCCGATTTTGAAGAAAATCCATGAGTTGCGTGAAAAAGATTTAGCTTATCAGGAACAAAGCAAACAAGTAGGTGTTCAAATCAATCAGCGCGAAGAAGCGTTAGAGGCACTTGCTCAAGAGCATGTAAAAATAGAGCAATTACTTAAACAATGGTTAGTAGGTATCGGATTTTATCCAACTGCCGATCCTGAATTGGTGTTGAAAACAAATCCTGTGAAAACATACTTCGATGCGAAGAAGTTGCTCGAGAAATTCCAGACAGAAAAAGCTGAGCTTGAAGCAAAAATCGTAGCATGGTTACAATCTTTGCAGCCGTTTTTCGAACGCTTTCCAATGGATGAAGACAATATTCGTGCAAAAATACGTTATGTTGAAGAAATCGAAGCACAGCTAAAAGTAACTCAAATAAGAGGTCAAGCGTTAAATGAACGTATTAATGAAGCTGAGCGTCAAATTGAACAATTAGTAGAGTCCAATGTGAAACATCAGGAACTAATCACATCAATTTTAACGCAGACGCAATGTCAAGATGCCACAGATTTTGCACAAAAAGTCAAAACAAATGAGCGCATCAAATCGTTAAAAGAAAAACAAACACTTTATCAAGAACAAATGTCTGGTTTTGAGACAGCACTAGCTGAAGTAGACAATAAACAAGCACTTGTAGAAGACTATAAGCGGTTAGAATCGCTTATTGACCAGACACGTGCACAATTATCACCACATCATACTCAGCGCGCTAATTTAGAAGTCGAAATCCGATTTTTAGAACAAGACGGAACGTATCAAAATCTACTGCAACAATTGGCTAATAAAAAAGAAGAAATCCAAAATGCAATATTAATGTGGGGGACGAAACGTCTAGCGATGCACATTATTTATAAAACATTGCGCCACGGAATTGACGACCCTGTGCCGACGATTGTCGAGCGAGCCAACCAAATTTTTGAACAACTGAGTTATGGTCGTTATACGCAAATCAAATTGAACCAATCAGGTGTAAAAGTGATGCAATTTAGTGGTATTTTGTTTGAATTGCATGAATTATCTCAAGGAACATTGGAACAATTATATGTTGCATTACGATTGGCTTTTGTTGAGAGTGCTACTGCTATGGTGAAATTACCAGTAATGATTGATGATGCCTTTGTGAATTTTGATGAATATCGTAAAACGAGTATGTATGAAGTATTATTAGCATTTAGTCAAACGACACAAGTTTTATTCTTTACGTTTGACCCACAAGCAAATGAAACATTTACTGAATTACCTGTTATTCAATTAGAAGAAACAATCCTAACTACAGAAGAATAG